One Nitrososphaerota archaeon genomic window carries:
- a CDS encoding amidohydrolase, whose translation MILIEDGTVIPLDGTRRLLQHTSLAVNDNVIVGVGERSDLIKRFGAPETILNAKGRFVLPGLVNTHTHLFQTLSRGLGMDQNLDGWWRSAIGNVAPNLTLDDVYDAAMVGCIEAIRSGTTTVNDFMYLASKNEMSDRVIKVFDETGIRGILSRGIMDSVEDRAPAMTQNLDEAIRDFERLHKKYDNPNGRLRVWIAPSAFWSTSLRAFEESMHAARELGAMITFHSSESKSVVDFCMKTYGAKDITVLAQRHLLGRDVLAVHCVWLDEEDIQTLARNNVSVSHCPLANMIIADGVAPIREMLKAGVTCSLGTDGAASNNNQDMLGVIKSAALLQKVHYLDPLASSAWKVLEMATIGGAKALGMEGTIGSLKEGYRADIIVVDFRKPHTTPVYDPVANLVYSARPDNVVTVLVDGKVIMKEGVLQGIDEASAVRRLQEDAEKLEKVGAGPLA comes from the coding sequence TTGATTCTGATTGAGGATGGTACCGTAATACCACTCGACGGAACAAGGAGATTATTGCAGCACACCTCCCTCGCCGTGAATGATAATGTGATTGTTGGGGTTGGCGAACGGTCAGATCTCATCAAGAGATTCGGCGCCCCAGAAACGATATTGAATGCGAAAGGAAGATTCGTTCTTCCTGGCCTAGTGAATACCCACACGCATCTCTTCCAGACGTTGTCGCGTGGACTTGGGATGGACCAGAATCTCGACGGTTGGTGGAGGAGCGCGATAGGGAATGTGGCTCCAAACCTAACCCTCGATGACGTCTACGACGCTGCCATGGTGGGTTGTATAGAGGCCATCAGAAGCGGGACGACAACAGTCAACGATTTCATGTATCTGGCTTCGAAAAACGAGATGAGTGACAGAGTGATCAAAGTGTTCGATGAAACAGGCATACGCGGAATTCTTAGCCGCGGAATCATGGACTCGGTCGAAGACAGAGCACCCGCCATGACGCAGAACCTGGACGAAGCGATACGCGATTTCGAAAGGTTGCATAAGAAGTACGATAACCCAAACGGCAGGCTCCGCGTGTGGATCGCGCCCTCGGCCTTCTGGTCTACATCACTCCGGGCATTCGAGGAATCGATGCATGCAGCACGCGAACTGGGAGCGATGATTACCTTCCATAGCTCTGAGAGCAAATCTGTTGTGGATTTCTGTATGAAAACATACGGTGCAAAAGACATCACGGTTCTAGCCCAGCGACACCTTTTGGGACGGGATGTCCTTGCGGTTCACTGCGTGTGGCTTGACGAGGAAGACATCCAGACACTCGCGAGAAACAACGTCAGCGTGTCTCACTGCCCATTGGCAAACATGATAATTGCGGATGGCGTTGCGCCGATAAGAGAGATGCTGAAAGCCGGCGTCACCTGCTCTCTTGGGACGGACGGGGCTGCGAGCAACAACAATCAGGACATGCTAGGCGTCATCAAGTCGGCAGCTCTTCTCCAGAAGGTCCATTATCTCGACCCACTCGCATCGAGCGCTTGGAAAGTGCTGGAGATGGCGACGATCGGAGGCGCGAAAGCTCTTGGAATGGAGGGCACCATAGGTTCTCTGAAAGAGGGATACCGAGCGGACATCATAGTGGTGGACTTCCGGAAGCCGCACACGACCCCTGTCTACGACCCTGTGGCCAACCTCGTCTACTCGGCGAGGCCGGATAACGTCGTAACAGTGCTGGTTGACGGGAAGGTGATTATGAAGGAAGGCGTGCTTCAGGGGATAGATGAAGCCTCTGCAGTCCGGCGTCTCCAGGAAGATGCTGAGAAGCTAGAAAAAGTGGGAGCGGGACCGCTGGCCTAG
- a CDS encoding BMP family ABC transporter substrate-binding protein — MRKRAISNKTTITVIAVIIIIALAGIVYYYYYSGVGPAATKNKMAMIISGPVNDNDYEALGLQALQAVGKSTGITTAYSENVNPADLDTAVSQYVSQGFNIIWVHGAEFASAVGPGVSDNGTASKNPNIRFILETDVPPAQIRSNVWVIDRNYIPGMYAVGAAAALATHTGTIAYVGALKLPFSLAEANAIILAAHATNSSVKVLRYWTGDFFDPVKASSATQALVGQGADVIINSLNLGYYGIVQVINNTHTLVTAKYTDKISSAPHNQLTAFVFNFTGPLNYVYSQINGGTYSGTYKLKFGTDNYLKLPLTNAASSLSSRIQTIVSQLESGATTVPFNTTDPGAGP, encoded by the coding sequence GGGCATCGTCTATTACTACTACTACAGTGGGGTGGGACCCGCGGCCACAAAGAACAAGATGGCAATGATTATCTCCGGACCAGTCAACGACAACGACTACGAGGCTCTTGGTCTACAGGCCCTTCAGGCAGTGGGTAAGTCTACAGGTATAACGACTGCCTACTCAGAGAACGTCAACCCGGCAGACTTGGACACCGCAGTATCTCAATACGTGTCCCAGGGATTCAACATCATCTGGGTTCACGGTGCTGAATTCGCTTCAGCCGTTGGGCCCGGTGTGTCCGACAACGGAACCGCATCCAAGAATCCAAACATCAGGTTCATCCTAGAAACAGACGTTCCCCCTGCACAGATTCGCTCAAACGTCTGGGTAATCGACAGGAACTACATTCCAGGAATGTACGCAGTCGGTGCCGCAGCAGCACTCGCAACCCACACTGGCACAATCGCTTACGTGGGAGCCTTGAAGCTACCCTTCTCACTGGCAGAGGCGAATGCAATCATTCTGGCAGCCCACGCGACCAACAGCAGTGTCAAAGTGCTCAGGTACTGGACAGGTGATTTCTTCGACCCTGTAAAGGCCTCCAGCGCAACCCAGGCCCTGGTTGGACAGGGCGCAGATGTGATAATCAACTCGCTCAATCTGGGATACTACGGAATCGTTCAGGTCATCAACAACACACACACTCTGGTCACTGCGAAATACACAGACAAGATCAGCTCTGCACCGCACAATCAACTGACCGCTTTCGTCTTCAATTTCACCGGTCCACTCAACTACGTCTATAGCCAGATCAACGGTGGCACATACAGCGGCACCTACAAGTTGAAATTCGGAACCGACAACTACCTCAAACTACCGCTTACGAATGCGGCGTCAAGTCTCAGTAGCAGGATCCAGACGATAGTTAGCCAGCTAGAGAGCGGAGCGACCACAGTCCCATTCAACACAACTGACCCCGGTGCGGGACCATAG
- a CDS encoding Xaa-Pro peptidase family protein codes for MPQIFEQNFGFVDWERLYEINWKKLREGMRGRGIDSLIVGDVANVKYLTGYSPMYSYFMLNTMVAVLPADEPKPVLFPIWYYEEFAKVRFKYLKEVRAIPVDMNKWPEEFEKLGLGKRVGIDSGMTYQLGRLLHEKLKGVEIVVGDDLLAEARSVKNSEELKVIEQATAVAEVGFDKAFEACIPGAKEFDVAAEAEHAMRLAGAEAATHTLVMSEENAASMKETSTDRMIRHQDTVVFDLGAIYEGYNSEFSRTKFVGGASKHQLEVFKLVYEAEQKAIENIRPGASCAEVDSIARKVLREGGWGPPYEYNYNLGHGIGVALWEYPILDERSKATFKENMTLAIEPAVYKHGFGGVRVEDMVQVTSSGAKILSRTPYYYA; via the coding sequence ATGCCACAGATCTTCGAACAGAATTTCGGATTCGTTGACTGGGAGAGGCTGTACGAGATCAATTGGAAGAAGCTTCGGGAAGGAATGAGGGGGAGGGGAATCGACTCCCTGATTGTTGGAGACGTCGCGAATGTGAAGTACCTGACGGGTTACAGCCCGATGTATTCCTACTTCATGCTCAATACAATGGTCGCTGTGCTCCCCGCCGACGAGCCGAAGCCCGTGCTCTTTCCGATTTGGTACTACGAGGAGTTCGCCAAGGTTCGTTTCAAGTACTTGAAGGAAGTAAGGGCCATCCCAGTGGATATGAACAAATGGCCAGAAGAATTCGAGAAGCTAGGTCTTGGAAAACGGGTCGGAATAGATTCGGGCATGACCTACCAACTCGGGAGACTCCTGCACGAGAAGTTGAAGGGTGTAGAAATCGTAGTTGGAGATGATTTGCTGGCTGAAGCTAGGTCAGTGAAAAACTCGGAAGAGCTCAAAGTGATTGAACAGGCCACAGCCGTCGCCGAGGTGGGGTTCGACAAAGCGTTCGAAGCATGCATCCCGGGCGCGAAAGAATTCGACGTTGCAGCAGAAGCCGAGCATGCGATGAGACTGGCAGGAGCCGAAGCTGCCACGCACACCCTCGTAATGTCGGAAGAGAATGCTGCTTCGATGAAGGAAACATCAACGGACAGAATGATAAGGCACCAGGACACAGTAGTTTTCGACCTCGGTGCAATCTACGAAGGCTACAACTCGGAGTTCTCGAGGACCAAATTCGTGGGAGGTGCCTCGAAACACCAACTAGAAGTCTTCAAGTTAGTCTACGAGGCGGAACAGAAGGCAATCGAGAACATACGACCCGGGGCTTCATGCGCCGAGGTCGACAGTATCGCGCGGAAGGTCCTCCGCGAAGGAGGGTGGGGTCCACCTTACGAGTACAACTACAATCTCGGGCATGGCATTGGCGTAGCTTTGTGGGAATACCCGATACTTGACGAACGCAGCAAAGCCACATTCAAAGAGAACATGACCTTGGCTATCGAGCCTGCAGTC